A single region of the Drosophila miranda strain MSH22 chromosome 2, D.miranda_PacBio2.1, whole genome shotgun sequence genome encodes:
- the LOC108154397 gene encoding uncharacterized protein LOC108154397 isoform X1: protein MEPIKEPPQTFIFDVVVTNLEAQGVEIADPKRLVIDVNVNRMPLTLTSSRINVNEFKPGSGLQFEAEPSALRHTLEECGMTFVVKYDDRAVGNGEIAFPTMVTERIEPGMSDIIHVDTCVLGKGAEPAGMLQILCRLVIRCSDQPKVGGSECERNMDNSINPQDIMFVVGASQHCPSPCDPCLDAMDLDPDSH from the exons ATGGAGCCCATCAAGGAACCGCCTCAGACATTTATCTTTGACGTCGTGGTCACCAATCTGGAGGCACAGGGCGTAGAAATCGCCGACCCCAAGCGGCTGGTGATCGATGTGAACGTCAATCGCATGCCATTGACCCTCACCTCGAGCCGGATCAATGTCAACGAGTTCAAGCCGGGCAGCGGTCTTCAGTTCGAGGCGGAGCCCAGCGCTCTTCGCCACACCCTCGAGGAATGCGGCATGACGTTCGTGGTAAAGTACGACGATCGCGCAGTGGGCAACGGAGAGATAGCCTTCCCTACCATGGTCACAGAGCGCATCGAACCAGGGATGAGTGACATCATCCACGTGGACACGTGCGTGTTGGGTAAGGGGGCtgagccggccggtatgctGCAGATCCTCTGCCGCCTGGTCATCCGTTGCAGTGATCAGCCGAA GGTGGGAGGAAGCGAGTGCGAGCGGAACATGgacaacagcatcaatccgcAGGACATAATGTTCGTGGTGGGTGCGTCCCAGCACTGTCCCAGTCCTTGCGATCCCTGCCTAGACGCCATGGATTTAGATCCGGATTCCCATTGA
- the LOC108154397 gene encoding uncharacterized protein LOC108154397 isoform X2 — MEPIKEPPQTFIFDVVVTNLEAQGVEIADPKRLVIDVNVNRMPLTLTSSRINVNEFKPGSGLQFEAEPSALRHTLEECGMTFVVKYDDRAVGNGEIAFPTMVTERIEPGMSDIIHVDTCVLGKGAEPAGMLQILCRLVIRCSDQPKVGGSECERNMDNSINPQDIMFVKTRPRGSAPPALSVSEGV; from the exons ATGGAGCCCATCAAGGAACCGCCTCAGACATTTATCTTTGACGTCGTGGTCACCAATCTGGAGGCACAGGGCGTAGAAATCGCCGACCCCAAGCGGCTGGTGATCGATGTGAACGTCAATCGCATGCCATTGACCCTCACCTCGAGCCGGATCAATGTCAACGAGTTCAAGCCGGGCAGCGGTCTTCAGTTCGAGGCGGAGCCCAGCGCTCTTCGCCACACCCTCGAGGAATGCGGCATGACGTTCGTGGTAAAGTACGACGATCGCGCAGTGGGCAACGGAGAGATAGCCTTCCCTACCATGGTCACAGAGCGCATCGAACCAGGGATGAGTGACATCATCCACGTGGACACGTGCGTGTTGGGTAAGGGGGCtgagccggccggtatgctGCAGATCCTCTGCCGCCTGGTCATCCGTTGCAGTGATCAGCCGAA GGTGGGAGGAAGCGAGTGCGAGCGGAACATGgacaacagcatcaatccgcAGGACATAATGTTCGTG AAAACCAGACCCAGGGGCAGCGCGCCGCCGGCCTTGTCGGTATCCGAAGGAGTTTAA